The DNA sequence ATCCTATCAACACCATATGGTGGATAGGACTATAAATAGAAGTAAGGTTTTTTTATTACTATTTTACGAAGTAACGATGTTCGATCACCGTAGTCTCTGGCTTTTCTTCCTCACTGTTTAGTGCGCTGGTCAACTTACACTGTCCGGTAACGCCACGATAAATCAGTGAACCACCCAAAGCAATACCAGAAAATGAGGTTAATGGGCTGCGAAACAAATTTTTCACGCCTACCCCTAAAATAAATCCTCCAGCTACAACCGATAACACCCGTTCGGTGCCCCCGACATTACCATTGGTACATTTACTATCCAATCTATCTTTCAAGATCTCAAATGTTTTATTTAAAATACTCATAGCTCTTAATTTTAACTCAATAGATAAACAGCCATAGCTGCAAAAAGTTTGATTTTTTTAGCCCGAAAATACCGTACCGAAGGATTGAAATAACTGTAGGTCTGGCGCCTCATTAAATAGCGCATACACGGCCGAACCGGATCCAGACATAGACGCATAAATAGCACCCGAATCGTACAGCGCAGCTTTCAGCACCTGAATCTGTGGATGAGACCGAAAAAGTCCTTCCTCAAAATCATTTTTAATGTGGTATTTCCATTCTTGTAGTGGCAATTGCATGGCTTCGCGCAGATCTACTTGAGCGGTACGAATCGAAACACTTTGGTACGCTTCGGCAGTAGAGATATGAACGGGTGGTTTCACGACGACGATATGGTACGGCGAAAGATCAAGTGCTATTTCTTCAAAAGTAGTCCCGATTCCCGTCGCATAGATCGGCGTATTGCGAATGAAGAAGGGACAATCTGCACCCAATTGACTAGCATAGCTTTCCAGTTGTTGCTGCGTGAGATCAAGCTTATACTGCTCATTTAACATCATCAACACTCGGCTGGCGTCGGCAGATCCACCTCCCAAACCAGCACCAACTGGAATTCCTTTCAACAAATGAATTTGTACCGTTGGAAGGTCATAGTCGGCCGCTAATAATTGGTAGGCCTTCGTACACAGGTTGTCTTCATTTAAGGGGAAGGCATAATTATAGACTCGCATCGACAAGGTGCCGGAAGGCAAAATTTCAACACCATCATATAGTTTAACAGGATAAAAGATTGATTCGAGATCATGGTATCCGTCCGGTCTTTTACCCGTAATGTGTAGACCTATATTTATTTTTGCGTTAGCGAACTGTAGCATAATGACTTCTTGGATAAATGAGCAACTAGCGATCTACTTCCCCTAGCACTATATCAATAGAACCGAGAATGGCAATCAAGTCTGCGATCAACACGTCTTTGCCCAATGCCGGCAATACAGATAAGTTGTTGAAGCTTGGCCCCCGTGCTTTTACACGCCGCGGAATATCACTTCGCTCTTGCGTAACAAAATAAAAACCGAGTTCTCCTTTGGGATTTTCGGCACGCACATAGTAATCCTGTGCTTTTAAATTGACTTTCTTGGGCACGAGTGCACGCGGATCAAACGCTGGCGTCCGCTTGAAGTCGGATGTGAGTCGATCTAAGCATTGTTCCATGATACGAACAGATTCCCGAACTTCATCGACACGCACCTTGTACCGGTCCCAGCAATCGCCCTTCTGCCCCATCTTACCTTCACCCACTGGAATTTCAAACTCCAACTCCGGATAAACGGAGTAACCATCTACCCTTCTCAAATCCCATTTGATTCCCGAACCACGCAACATCGGCCCACTACAACCATAATTAATCGCAACGTCGGCGGGCAATACACCAATATTCGCTGTCCGCGCAATGAAAATTTGATTGTTTGTTAGAATTTCATCCAACTCATCCAACTTGGGTTTAAAATAGTCGACAAACTCGCGACAGCGCTCCTCAAAACCTACTGGCAGGTCATAAAACAAGCCTCCTATCCAGATATAGTTGTAGAGCATGCGTGAACCAGAAGCCCATTCTAGCATCGCCATAATATGCTCGCGGTCACGAAAGCACCACATAAATGGTGTAAATGCCCCAATATCTATCCCATATGTTCCGATAGCGATCAAATGGGATGCGATACGATTTAGTTCGCATACGAGCACGCGGATGTATTCTACGCGCTTTGGAATAGATTGTTCCATCCCGAGCATGCGCTCTACTCCCATCACAAAAGCATGGCTGTTGTTCATGGACGACAGATAATCCAGCCGGTCTGTAAAAGGAATACTTTTACCAAAATTCATGGATTCGGCGTGCTTATCAAAGCAGCGGTGCAGATAACCAAGGTGTGGTATTACCTCTTTAACGATCTCTCCGTCCGTAATCAACTCTAACCGCAGAACACCGTGTGTAGACGGATGCTGCGGCCCCATGTTAATCACCATTTCCTGAGATTTTATGGAAGCTATCTTTTCCTGATAACGTGCTAAACCTTCGTTGTAACGATTCATGATTAATCTTTTACCGGTATACCGTGATAGATTTCTGGATCCTGATAATCTTTCCGAAGCGGAAATCCTTCCCAATCATCCGGCATCAGAATACGTCGTAGATCGGGATGATCTGTAAAAAAGATACCCATAAGATCATATGCCTCTCGCTCATGCCACTCTGCTGTATGCCATACCGAGGATACCGATGGTAGTT is a window from the Sphingobacterium sp. lm-10 genome containing:
- a CDS encoding DUF2892 domain-containing protein; translation: MSILNKTFEILKDRLDSKCTNGNVGGTERVLSVVAGGFILGVGVKNLFRSPLTSFSGIALGGSLIYRGVTGQCKLTSALNSEEEKPETTVIEHRYFVK
- the ispE gene encoding 4-(cytidine 5'-diphospho)-2-C-methyl-D-erythritol kinase; the protein is MLQFANAKINIGLHITGKRPDGYHDLESIFYPVKLYDGVEILPSGTLSMRVYNYAFPLNEDNLCTKAYQLLAADYDLPTVQIHLLKGIPVGAGLGGGSADASRVLMMLNEQYKLDLTQQQLESYASQLGADCPFFIRNTPIYATGIGTTFEEIALDLSPYHIVVVKPPVHISTAEAYQSVSIRTAQVDLREAMQLPLQEWKYHIKNDFEEGLFRSHPQIQVLKAALYDSGAIYASMSGSGSAVYALFNEAPDLQLFQSFGTVFSG
- a CDS encoding NADH-quinone oxidoreductase subunit D — encoded protein: MNRYNEGLARYQEKIASIKSQEMVINMGPQHPSTHGVLRLELITDGEIVKEVIPHLGYLHRCFDKHAESMNFGKSIPFTDRLDYLSSMNNSHAFVMGVERMLGMEQSIPKRVEYIRVLVCELNRIASHLIAIGTYGIDIGAFTPFMWCFRDREHIMAMLEWASGSRMLYNYIWIGGLFYDLPVGFEERCREFVDYFKPKLDELDEILTNNQIFIARTANIGVLPADVAINYGCSGPMLRGSGIKWDLRRVDGYSVYPELEFEIPVGEGKMGQKGDCWDRYKVRVDEVRESVRIMEQCLDRLTSDFKRTPAFDPRALVPKKVNLKAQDYYVRAENPKGELGFYFVTQERSDIPRRVKARGPSFNNLSVLPALGKDVLIADLIAILGSIDIVLGEVDR